The region CGGAACGGGGGTTGTCGCCGCCGAGTGCTCCATCCTCCATGTAGGCGAGGAGCTGCTGCCCACGGCGAACGGCAGGGTGTATCTTCTGTGCCCGACTCCATGTCGACACACGACGGCGAAGAGGTGTGGGTCGAGGATGCCAAGACCGATGATGAGAGAAGACCGATGCCGGCGAATCCTCCTTGGTGCCAGCTGACTCCGCTTCCTCCTCCGCACAGGTACCTACCGCCGGGATCCATTATTCCCTTACTAGTTAGTACTACATGCCTTGTTGTAGCCCACCATACTGCACCATGGCATGCCGCGCGCGTACAACCATGGCTTCCAAGGGAGCTCGATCTCTCCCTCGTCttatagaagaagaagatgaagttgcttgagtcttttcttctttcttttttctttgcaACCAAGGCTTCCTAGCTAGCTAGAGTAGAtgtttttttttaacacagtacaaatgCAGACGTTTATACATTCGCACATACACTACCCTATAAACACATGCAGACACATCCTAATCATATGAACACCTCCGAAAAACTGACCCGGCACATCGTTGCTACACATATCAGATTCAAATTGAATAAACATAAAAGGTGAGCTCATATGTAGGCCCAACAATCTTCACAATAAACAAATGCACTTTTATCCGTATATGATAGTTGCAATTTAAAAAAAAGGATAAATACATTTAGTGGACAGGCTCCAAGTAAGAGGAAGAGGGAGATTTGAGAGTGGGTGGGCTGGGTCGGCCCCGCCTAAGGAGGAGATGGCAGTCCGAGGACGATGAGGAGGGTGTTGACGGTTACGGTGAAGAAATTGAAGGATATGCTTTAGCGGATGCATATTCTAAATTCTAAACAAGAGGCGACGACCTTGATATATACGCTTTCTGTATTCTTCACATCTCAATTTCTATTAATAGGCAGAGTACTCTCAAAAGAATTCTTAAGGTGAAGAGACCTCAACGTTTACATATACAAAGGACTCTAGAAAATTTTATTTAATAAACATAAAAAGGAGATAATGGAGTATGAGTCTTCTCATCGCCCAAGATGAACTATATTAAGGAATCATCCCCATATCGCCGCTAGCTAGTGTACAAGAAGTCGTCGAAGGGGGACTGCGTCCATGAGTTATTCTCTTCTGCGAGGTAATTGGTGTACCAGGAGTGTCCAGAGTTGTCCCCATCCACGCTGGTGCCGCCGGTCACAGGCTGCATCGCTTCTTGGTCCTTGTTGGCCCCATCAGCGAGAATCTGCATCTCTCCATTGCCCTTGTCGTCACCATTGGTGAGGAACTGCTTCTCTCCCTCATCAGTGTCAACACCATCGACCTCGGACTCGATCTGTATGGGGTTCTGGTATGTGCCCATGCCACCGAACGCAAACTGCATCATATCCTCGGACTCAGTCTGGACTTGTATCGGATCCTTGCCTGTCCCGATTCCGTCGAGCATAGACTGCATGAGATCCTGGAACGAGTCGACGCCGCCAAGCATGAACTTGTTCAGATGCTTGTTCGAGCTGGTGCTGCAGGACCCGTACTCCATCATAGCCATGTCCGTCTCGACACCACCAAGCACGAAATGCTTCAGGTCCTTGCCCAAGTCGGCATCGCCACACACATAATCCATCGGATCCTTGCCTATGTCGATGACACCGGGCACGAATTGCGTTAGATCCTCATATGTGTCTGCATCACCGGACGCATTCGTCGACGGGGACGCCATGTTCTTGTTGAAGACCCGACACAACGCGTATGTGTCCTGAACAAATCAATCATGCAGGTGTATGTGAGGCGTGGAGCTCAATTACTATAtcaacaaaagaagaagaaaaatgaagaTACCTGTATGTGGTGGCCGTGGAGACGGTACTCGTGCATGACCCAGTCGGTCCGCGTGCCGCTAGGCGCTTTGCCATTATGGAACACAAGCGTCTTCTTCATGCCGACGACGATGCCGTTGTGCATGACAGGGCGGTCCTTCCCGGTGGACTTCCAGAACCCTCTGGGCGTCGCCCGTTCCATGCGAAGCCCGGTTGGGTACTTCCGCCCCCTCGGCGCGAACATGTACCACTCAACTTTGGCCCCAGGGTCGCCTGTGCTCGGTGAGAATGAAATGCCTGTGCGCTCATGCAGGTGAAAACACATGTCAGTTGACATATACTATACTTGACTTGGAAAGAAAAATCAACTTAATTGCTGCTAGCTAGTAAAATGTAAAAGGAAATCAAGTAAATTTTCATATATATTGCGGCGATCTTCCGTACAAAACAGGCCTAAATTCAACTGATGCGGTTTTCCTTTTTGTGTGAGGTgtaacctccttttcaaaaaaaaaagggtTAGTTTGTTATGAAAAGATTGGTGCTCCGAAATGGTGAAAAACATCATGAAAATCAAGTTAACACCGCAGCNNNNNNNNNNNNNNNNNNNNNNNNNNNNNNNNNNNNNNNNNNNNNNNNNNNN is a window of Triticum dicoccoides isolate Atlit2015 ecotype Zavitan chromosome 2B, WEW_v2.0, whole genome shotgun sequence DNA encoding:
- the LOC119361619 gene encoding NAC domain containing protein 52-like produces the protein MAGVSVRAATAEMDRAFSHPLPGFRFHPTDQELVSFYLRRKVLGHDGGFIPEVDLYKLQPHHLPGISFSPSTGDPGAKVEWYMFAPRGRKYPTGLRMERATPRGFWKSTGKDRPVMHNGIVVGMKKTLVFHNGKAPSGTRTDWVMHEYRLHGHHIQDTYALCRVFNKNMASPSTNASGDADTYEDLTQFVPGVIDIGKDPMDYVCGDADLGKDLKHFVLGGVETDMDLMQSMLDGIGTGKDPIQVQTESEDMMQFAFGGMGTYQNPIQIESEVDGVDTDEGEKQFLTNGDDKGNGEMQILADGANKDQEAMQPVTGGTSVDGDNSGHSWYTNYLAEENNSWTQSPFDDFLYTS